The DNA segment GATAACGCAAACCATTTTATAACCTTTCACGATTGCTCCCAGCGCCAAGCCCATTCCTGTGTTTCCTGAAGTTCCTTCAATGATTGTTCCGCCAGGTTTTAAGCGACCATCTGCTTCGGCTTCTTCAATCATTTTTACTGCCATTCGGTCTTTTACCGAATTACCAGGATTAAATGTTTCGTATTTTGCAAGGACTAAAGCAGGGATTTCTTCCGCTAGTTTATTAATTTTCACCAACGGCGTATTACCTATAGTCCCCAATATATTTTCTGAGTATTTCATAGCTGTTTTTTATGCAGGGCAAAGGTACGGTTTAGCCAAATGAACTACAAGACTTTATATTATTCAAACCGAATGGCTTTTACTGGAGAGATTTTAGCAATGATATAAGATGGTATTAACAACATTAATAAACATAAAATAAACGTACCACCATTCAACAATAAAATGTACCCAGCATCAATATAGACAGGTGCTTCGGTAACATAATACGTGTCTGGGTTTAGTGGAAATAGTTTAAAATATTTTTGAAGAAATAAAAGTCCTAATCCTATCAAGTTTCCCCAAAACAACCCTACACCAATTAGGTACATGGCGTTATAAATAAACACTTTTCGCACACTCCAATCGTTGCTTCCCAATGCTTTTAAAATACCTATCATTTGGGTGCGCTCTAAAATTAACACCAGTAAAGCAGTAATCATATTAATTCCTGCTACTAAAATCATGATTCCAATTATAAGAAAAATATTGAAATCAAACAGATCGAGCCATTCAAAGATAGCTCCATATTTTTGTCGAATTGTCTGAGTATCGAGTGTACTGGCAGTCTCGTTATATACCGCATTTCCTACCTCTTGAATATTATCAAAGTCATCAACAAAGACTTCAAAAGCACCTATTTGGTCATCGTCCCATTTGTTAAGGCGTTGAATGTGGCGTATATCAGTTATTAAATATTGCTCATCAAACTGCTGGAAACCGCTATTATAGATTCCTACTATTTTTAAACCAAGACTTCGTGTTTTCTTATTTTCAGCATCTTGTAAAAAGAACGTATTTACTCGGTCGCCAACTTTAAAAGCTAATCGATTGGCTAGGTATTGTGATAGTAGAATTTCATCATTTAAATTTTCAGAATAATTGGGCAACCTACCTTCAATTAAAAAATCACTGAAAGCATTCCAGTTATAATCATCACCAACCCCTTTTACCACAATACCTTCAAAATTTTCGGCAGTTCGAATTACCCCACCTTTTAAAGCAGTAACTTGTATATGGTCAATACCGTCCACACTTGAAAAGTTAGGATAAAAATCTTGGTTTTTTGAAATAGGAATTTGCGAGTCGTTGGAGAAATTAGTGTCAAAATTGGTAATAATAATATCTCCGTTAAAAGCAGAAACTTTTTCACGAATTTTTTCCTGAAGCCCAACTCCAGTAGCAATAGAAACCAGCATCATAATAATTCCAATAGCAATTGCTGTGATGGCAATTTTTATTATTGGTGCCGAAATACTACTTTTATAGTCCTTGGAAGCAATTATGCGCCGGGCGATGAAAAATTCGAAATTCACAAATTGGGTTATGCA comes from the Marixanthomonas ophiurae genome and includes:
- a CDS encoding ABC transporter permease, coding for MNFEFFIARRIIASKDYKSSISAPIIKIAITAIAIGIIMMLVSIATGVGLQEKIREKVSAFNGDIIITNFDTNFSNDSQIPISKNQDFYPNFSSVDGIDHIQVTALKGGVIRTAENFEGIVVKGVGDDYNWNAFSDFLIEGRLPNYSENLNDEILLSQYLANRLAFKVGDRVNTFFLQDAENKKTRSLGLKIVGIYNSGFQQFDEQYLITDIRHIQRLNKWDDDQIGAFEVFVDDFDNIQEVGNAVYNETASTLDTQTIRQKYGAIFEWLDLFDFNIFLIIGIMILVAGINMITALLVLILERTQMIGILKALGSNDWSVRKVFIYNAMYLIGVGLFWGNLIGLGLLFLQKYFKLFPLNPDTYYVTEAPVYIDAGYILLLNGGTFILCLLMLLIPSYIIAKISPVKAIRFE